AGCCGACCAAGGTACCCCGGGCGTGGTCGATTCCCGCTTTAATAGCCGTGCTCAGCCCGCGGTTCTGCGCCAGCGACACGAACTCGTAGCGGGTATCCTGGCGGCAGATCTTGCGCATCAGGGCCAAGGAACCGTCGGTAGAGCCGTCGTTGACGAAGAGCACGGTAGTAGCAACCGGAGTTACCTCCAGAAACTTGTTCATCTCAACCACAAACTGCTGCAGGCTTTCTTCTTCGTTGAAAACCGGCACCAACACCGTAAACGACTGCGTGGCGAGGTAGCGGGAATTGTCGGACATAGCAAGGAAAACGGCCTGCAATGTAGGCAGGAAATTGGGCTGCATTGCGTGCACAGCCACATACTTGATGCACCAGGCGCACATTGTGAGGCTGGGTTCACCTGGCATTTATTTTGCCGCTGCTATATAGCAAGCCTTAAGTAAGCGTTAGAGTATTCATTTCGAATACATCTCATGAAACACATTTTTACCGCATCTGTATTGGCCTGCTTTGGCCTTTCACCACTTGTCTCGCGGGCACAATCCGAACCAAGCGGCGGGCTGGCTCAAACCACGCCTGCGGGCAAAGCACAAGCCCTCAAACTGGGCTTTCAAGCCAGCTGGAACGGGGGCATTTATGCCGGCTACGAACGGCAGATCGGTGCCCATTCCAGCTTACAGGGTGCCGTTGTGTATTGGCAACGTACCTACCGCACCAGCTTCAGTGGCGTTTACCGCACCCGTGAATTTGCAGCTGAGCTTACTTACCGCCGGTATTTGCAAGCGGCCAAACCCGCGCTTGTAGGCTGGTATGCGGCCGGGGGCGCCAGCTTTCTGGGCGATGTGCATAGTTCAGAAACTGACAGCAACTTTCTCCATGGCCAAAGCCTCACCTTACGCTTCGGCCGGCAGTGCCAGCTGGGGCAACGCTTCACATTTGATTTCAACCTAGGGCCCGATGTGGCTTTGGGTTTTCGCCGGAAATACGTCTGGGACGACAACCAAAGGATGTACGTGCAATCCACATCCAAGTACTTTTTCCACCTGACAGGCTTGGCTGTAGCCCTGCACGCAGGGTACAGATTTTAGC
The sequence above is drawn from the Hymenobacter sp. YIM 151858-1 genome and encodes:
- a CDS encoding DUF3575 domain-containing protein, translating into MKHIFTASVLACFGLSPLVSRAQSEPSGGLAQTTPAGKAQALKLGFQASWNGGIYAGYERQIGAHSSLQGAVVYWQRTYRTSFSGVYRTREFAAELTYRRYLQAAKPALVGWYAAGGASFLGDVHSSETDSNFLHGQSLTLRFGRQCQLGQRFTFDFNLGPDVALGFRRKYVWDDNQRMYVQSTSKYFFHLTGLAVALHAGYRF